From Aedes albopictus strain Foshan chromosome 1, AalbF5, whole genome shotgun sequence, one genomic window encodes:
- the LOC115262857 gene encoding uncharacterized protein LOC115262857, with the protein MFAIVQFIENNKFNVLAVPTSWIKKNQLMWPKIANDKMRESGAEFRGSVKHIPVMVLKKLRNFEAAEKAADELAKKDVSDVEGKQKILKAKIKPKVVSSKNYDAMFEEMGMPAKVTEHREALSQKVDAPSKVVARGKSENKRKGTTDSLTGRTSPLIPMQPTRLVQSPPTHNTMTVDLPNQHVASQHVPHSPITQQAVPQIVMPVMPSPVTVPAVLSSARTHAQAMLRTQPSQTLLQPSSSYQMVKQEMPPPKPTGTLSRFQMLETQPSEQPESVILESLPPEMVESQLNPIYCTENGVIYVTNSGSDHLNLDNHLLTDGNGNVTYADLKKDLQKFIQSSVDAAVEKSFQSHFTRMTTLIEMEGRPKTASEPTEHPVEQHVRISGEVDLHNWNAKLADSELCNQYLQYFTRIIPPNSYANNGNNACYTIVDCLFTREFWDRFTWTGISRGQKSKRGFREFGNVLGLLLKLVQIGDPTYTTQKLEEFCRTRLFRYSRSRCSNKQLRKSACRPTRKRKAPTGLQDDNEGPEDALRENDDPVNTSDIVEECNSQGDVDPDTTFDHDADIEPDDGDEEIMDTTGDVTD; encoded by the exons ATGTTCGCAATTGTGCAGTTTATCGAGAACAACAAGTTCAACGTGTTGGCCGTCCCAACTTCGTGGATCAAGAAGAACCAATTAATGTGGCCAAAAATAGCGAACGACAAGATGCGCGAATCAGGAGCGGAATTCCGTGGCTCAGTGAAGCATATCCCTGTGATGGTGCTAAAGAAACTTCGCAACTTCGAAGCAGCGGAGAAAGCAGCCGATGAACTTGCCAAGAAGGACGTGTCGGACGTTGAAGGAaagcaaaaaattctgaaagcaAAGATCAAACCGAAGGTAGTGAGTTCCAAGAACTACGACGCAATGTTTGAAG AAATGGGAATGCCGGCAAAAGTCACCGAGCACCGAGAAGCTCTATCGCAGAAAGTAGATGCTCCGTCGAAAGTGGTTGCCCGCGGGAAAAGCGAAAATAAGCGTAAAGGAACGACGGACTCGCTGACCGGAAGAACATCGCCCCTGATCCCAATGCAGCCAACTCGATTGGTGCAGTCTCCGCCGACCCATAACACGATGACCGTTGATCTGCCGAATCAGCATGTGGCTTCGCAACATGTACCACATTCCCCGATAACTCAGCAAGCTGTGCCCCAAATTGTGATGCCGGTGATGCCATCTCCAGTGACAGTTCCGGCTGTATTGTCATCAGCTCGAACTCATGCTCAGGCCATGTTACGAACCCAGCCATCACAAACACTGTTGCAACCATCGTCGTCGTACCAGATGGTTAAGCAGGAGATGCCGCCCCCGAAACCAACAGGAACACTGAGCCGTTTCCAGATGCTCGAGACCCAGCCCAGTGAGCAGCCTGAATCCGTTATTCTTG AATCACTACCACCAGAGATGGTCGAGTCGCAGTTGAACCCAATTTACTGCACCGAAAACGGCGTTATCTACGTAACCAACTCTGGGTCGGATCACCTAAATTTGGACAACCATCTTCTAACAG ATGGCAACGGGAATGTCACCTATGCTGATCTAAAGAAGGACTTGCAGAAGTTCATTCAATCCAGTGTAGACGCAGCAGTAGAAAAGTCCTTCCAAAGTCACTTCACCCGAATGACTACACTGATTGAAATGGAAGGAAGACCTAAAACTGCGTCCGAACCTACCGAGCATCCTGTAGAACAGCATGTCAGAATTTCGGGTGAAGTTGACCTTCATAATTGGAACGCAAAGCTGGCCGACAGTGAGCTATGCAACCAATAT CTGCAGTACTTCACTCGAATCATTCCACCGAATTCCTATGCAAATAACGGTAACAACGCATGCTACACTATTGTGGACTGCTTGTTCACACGGGAATTTTGGGACCGATTTACTTGGACTGGAATCAGCCGCGGTCAAAAATCCAAACGgggattcagagaattcggaaatGTCCTCGGATTGCTACTGAAGCTGGTTCAGATCGGTGACCCTACGTACACGACACAAAAGCTGGAAGAATTCTGCCGTACCCGTTTGTTCAGGTATAGCCGCTCGAGATGTTCAAATAAGCAGTTGCGTAAATCCGCGTGTCGCCCTACTCGCAAACGAAAAGCGCCGACAGGATTGCAAGATGATAACGAAGGGCCAGAGGATGCGCTGCGTGAAAATGATGATCCGGTGAACACAAGTGATATTGTAGAAGAGTGCAATAGTCAAGGAGACGTGGATCCGGATACGACGTTTGATCACGATGCTGACATTGAGCCCGATGATGGTGATGAGGAGATAATGGATACAACCGGAGACGTGACTGATTGA